The following are encoded in a window of Telmatobacter sp. DSM 110680 genomic DNA:
- a CDS encoding PadR family transcriptional regulator: MMVTRKTSEAGEILQGTLDMLILRTLVMGPAHGHTIAQAIERTSENALEVEQGSLYPALHRLEDRGWLSSEWGVSDNNRKAKFYRLTNKGRKELHAATGRWQKMTRAIGLILGESFE; the protein is encoded by the coding sequence ATGATGGTCACAAGAAAAACGTCAGAAGCTGGGGAGATTCTGCAAGGCACGCTGGACATGCTCATCCTGCGCACTCTTGTTATGGGTCCGGCGCACGGTCACACCATCGCCCAGGCAATCGAACGAACCTCGGAGAATGCCCTCGAAGTCGAGCAGGGGTCCCTTTATCCCGCGCTTCATCGGCTTGAAGATCGCGGTTGGCTATCCTCCGAGTGGGGCGTGAGCGACAACAACCGCAAGGCCAAGTTCTACAGGCTTACCAACAAAGGCCGCAAAGAACTGCACGCCGCCACGGGGCGTTGGCAAAAGATGACGCGCGCCATCGGCCTCATTCTTGGGGAATCGTTCGAATAA
- a CDS encoding glycoside hydrolase, with protein MKSLSRVFFVAVSMLVMGACVQAQVDPKLYSDMRWREIGPMRAGRTRALAGVPSEPATFYLGAVNGGVWKTTDAGATWHSLWDDQPSGSIGSIAVSLSDPNTIYVGSGEGLQRPDLSTGDGVYKSTDAGKTWTHLEGLRNGQQIGQVAIDPHDANRVFVAVEGHPYGPSEERGLYRTVDGGKTFKRVLFTNERTGASEVQIDPQNPQIVFAGMWQRQEAPWENGSFEGGEGGLYRSTDGGDTWKKLTGNGLPDKVLQLQMTISPSNPKRIYAEIAPVNGPVWLYRSDDGGDHWVHAPEDDTRPEERIGGGDCPVPLVDPKDPDTVYVASIVSWKSTDAGKTWTAFRGSPGGDDYQNVWVNPNNTKIVALASDQGVVISQNGGESWAEWYNQGTAQMYHATADNAFPYRVCGGQQDSGSACVPSRSDDGRITFHDWHPVGIEEYGYAAPDPLDPDVVYGGKVTRYDRRTGQIQNVEPKPLRGYRALRTEPLMFSPVDPHKLYFATNTLWLTEDGGKDWKEVSPDLTRETWELPKVVEGYKDSAAAKATRRGVIYALGLSPLDGNRMWAGTDDGLIWTTEDAGAHWVNVTPPALQPFWKVFNMDAGHFDAQTAYAAVNTLRLDDMRPHLFRTHDGGKSWTEINNGIPDGAATSAIREDPKRKGLLYAGSETQVYVSFDDGDHWQSLRLNMPASSVRDLEVKGDDLIAATHGRGFVILDDVTPLRQIAANTAEESAHLYTPQTAMRIRNDTNPPTPWPADFPSTKNPPNGAVIDYYLGTGVSGVVSLEIADSKGQTIARFNSDDAVPAPDPRYPDPPVWERKPRVLSAAPGHHRFLWDLQYPQVPGLSTGPDDELATPHDTPQVSTAPWVLPGEYTVKLTANGKTQTAAMKVVMDPRVKTAMPELEAQFTMAKKMYDDVMKATAAMHEISVLREQLKARSGQPVVGQAGPTIDSKLDAIAGPARGGRGFGRGAAGPATLGSVRSQLARLMHSIESADVAPTTAQGEALGIAEKPLDGLIEQWKQVKQNDVKAMNLELKKQHLAVIDLDTREMDRSREDELEMGDEE; from the coding sequence ATGAAATCTTTGAGCCGCGTATTCTTTGTCGCTGTTTCGATGCTGGTGATGGGCGCCTGCGTGCAGGCGCAGGTGGACCCGAAGCTTTACTCCGATATGAGGTGGCGCGAAATCGGGCCGATGCGGGCCGGGAGGACGCGAGCGCTGGCGGGAGTGCCGAGCGAGCCGGCGACGTTCTACCTGGGCGCAGTGAACGGCGGGGTATGGAAGACAACAGACGCGGGCGCGACGTGGCACAGCCTGTGGGATGACCAGCCAAGCGGATCGATCGGGTCGATTGCGGTTTCGCTGAGCGATCCGAATACGATCTATGTAGGCAGCGGCGAAGGACTGCAGCGGCCAGATCTTTCGACCGGTGATGGTGTCTATAAGTCGACCGATGCGGGCAAGACGTGGACGCATCTTGAGGGGCTCCGCAACGGGCAGCAGATCGGGCAAGTGGCAATCGATCCGCACGATGCAAATCGCGTATTCGTGGCCGTGGAAGGTCACCCCTACGGGCCGAGTGAAGAACGCGGGTTATATCGGACGGTGGATGGCGGCAAAACGTTCAAGCGTGTTCTGTTCACGAACGAGCGCACCGGCGCGTCGGAGGTGCAGATCGATCCGCAGAATCCGCAGATCGTGTTTGCGGGGATGTGGCAGCGGCAGGAAGCGCCGTGGGAGAACGGGTCGTTTGAAGGCGGAGAGGGTGGACTGTATCGCTCGACGGATGGTGGCGACACATGGAAAAAGCTCACGGGAAACGGGCTGCCGGATAAAGTTCTGCAATTGCAGATGACGATTTCGCCAAGCAATCCGAAACGGATCTATGCGGAGATCGCTCCAGTGAACGGACCGGTCTGGCTGTATCGGTCAGACGATGGAGGCGACCACTGGGTGCATGCGCCGGAGGACGATACACGGCCGGAGGAGCGGATTGGCGGCGGAGATTGCCCGGTACCGCTGGTAGACCCGAAGGATCCGGATACGGTCTACGTGGCCAGCATCGTGAGTTGGAAATCGACCGATGCAGGCAAGACCTGGACGGCGTTTCGCGGGTCGCCGGGTGGTGACGATTATCAGAATGTCTGGGTGAATCCCAACAACACCAAGATTGTGGCGCTGGCAAGCGACCAGGGGGTGGTGATCTCGCAGAACGGCGGCGAGAGCTGGGCCGAATGGTACAACCAGGGCACCGCGCAGATGTATCACGCAACAGCGGACAATGCCTTTCCGTATCGCGTGTGCGGCGGACAGCAGGATTCGGGATCGGCGTGCGTGCCAAGCCGCAGCGACGATGGTCGCATCACGTTTCATGACTGGCATCCAGTGGGAATCGAAGAGTACGGCTATGCCGCGCCTGATCCGCTGGACCCGGACGTTGTGTATGGCGGGAAGGTGACGCGCTACGACCGGCGCACTGGTCAGATTCAAAACGTGGAGCCGAAGCCGCTGCGAGGATATCGTGCACTGCGCACGGAGCCGCTGATGTTTTCGCCGGTTGATCCGCACAAGCTTTATTTCGCAACGAACACGCTGTGGCTGACAGAAGATGGCGGCAAGGACTGGAAGGAAGTAAGCCCGGATCTGACACGCGAGACGTGGGAACTGCCGAAGGTGGTGGAGGGTTACAAGGATTCTGCAGCAGCTAAGGCGACGCGGCGGGGAGTGATTTATGCGCTTGGGTTGTCGCCGCTGGATGGGAACCGGATGTGGGCGGGCACAGATGATGGACTGATCTGGACGACGGAAGATGCGGGAGCGCACTGGGTGAATGTAACTCCGCCGGCGCTGCAGCCTTTCTGGAAGGTCTTCAACATGGATGCGGGACACTTCGACGCGCAGACGGCCTACGCTGCGGTGAACACGTTACGGCTGGACGATATGCGGCCGCATCTTTTCCGCACGCATGATGGCGGGAAGTCGTGGACGGAGATTAACAATGGGATTCCGGATGGCGCGGCGACGAGCGCGATTCGTGAAGATCCTAAGCGCAAGGGGTTGCTGTATGCGGGGTCGGAGACGCAGGTATATGTGTCGTTCGACGATGGAGATCACTGGCAGTCATTGCGGCTGAACATGCCCGCGAGTTCGGTGCGCGACCTTGAGGTGAAGGGCGACGATCTGATTGCGGCTACGCATGGGCGCGGGTTTGTGATTCTGGATGACGTGACACCGCTGCGGCAGATTGCGGCGAATACGGCTGAAGAGAGTGCGCACCTGTACACGCCGCAGACCGCGATGCGGATTCGGAATGATACGAATCCCCCGACGCCTTGGCCCGCGGATTTTCCGTCGACGAAGAATCCGCCAAATGGTGCGGTGATTGATTACTACCTGGGCACAGGAGTGTCTGGTGTCGTGTCACTGGAGATTGCAGACAGCAAGGGGCAGACAATCGCGCGCTTCAACTCGGACGATGCAGTTCCAGCGCCAGACCCGCGTTATCCTGACCCGCCAGTTTGGGAGAGGAAGCCGCGAGTGCTGTCGGCTGCACCGGGGCATCATCGGTTCCTGTGGGATTTGCAGTATCCGCAGGTGCCGGGGTTGTCGACCGGGCCTGATGACGAGTTGGCAACGCCACATGATACGCCGCAGGTTTCAACGGCACCGTGGGTGCTTCCAGGCGAGTACACGGTGAAGTTGACGGCTAACGGGAAGACGCAGACGGCCGCGATGAAGGTAGTGATGGATCCGCGAGTCAAGACGGCAATGCCGGAGTTGGAAGCACAATTCACGATGGCGAAGAAGATGTACGACGACGTGATGAAAGCAACGGCGGCGATGCACGAGATCAGCGTGCTTCGCGAACAGTTGAAGGCACGAAGCGGGCAGCCGGTGGTGGGACAAGCGGGGCCGACCATCGATTCGAAGCTGGATGCGATTGCGGGGCCCGCGCGTGGAGGGCGCGGATTCGGGCGCGGAGCGGCAGGGCCGGCGACGCTTGGGTCAGTGCGGTCGCAGTTGGCGCGGCTGATGCACTCGATTGAGTCTGCGGATGTGGCCCCGACGACAGCTCAGGGCGAGGCGCTGGGGATCGCAGAGAAGCCGTTGGATGGGCTGATCGAGCAATGGAAACAGGTGAAGCAGAACGATGTGAAGGCAATGAATCTTGAGTTGAAGAAGCAACATCTGGCAGTGATCGATCTGGATACGCGGGAGATGGATCGCAGCCGGGAAGATGAACTGGAGATGGGTGACGAGGAGTAA
- a CDS encoding DUF3300 domain-containing protein has translation MMKPQFDLRTARPLSCTSLPGIPPNASSNPRFFRQYVAAAILGLGVAATSVVAQQPAAIPNWPTDEPGTSQGQYAAQDQQQQYGQQPPQYQQPPADGQQPYGQQAYPQQQLTYNDPNQGFAPPIQPSAALSPDRLEQMVAPIALYPDNLVSMVLAGSTYPAQVAAADQWLHMQGGAPPQQIAAGANAQSSWDPSIKALTAFPQVLDQMAQNLQWTTDLGNAYYNQPQDVMQTIQVMRDRAQQAGNLQNTPQQEVIEDQGNIEIAPPTPQVVYVPQYNPWAAYGAPIDPYPGFHFFGAIGAALDGAIFFGPAIALDAITYPFRWLGWGLDWFAHAIFFGGDIWCTHSHEMHDWGFAHGGGRYWGARGELAGFREHGGWGARGGYGGRGGFGGGMPHTFRTGLDRGNFPHAIHPAPGNFNGGNRASGNQGNYANRGGGAFGQRPGSPVAGQNGNNFARGGNGYGQQNGAFGQRPGAPIAGQNGSNFARGGNGYGQQNGGFGQRPVAPAYGQNGSTIARGGNSYGQPNGAYGYGSGARGPQATGRPQQYGGTQQFGAGRNGAYGGQQAYAGGQQTYGGAYSNRQSYGSSSGAYTRPLQNYGMRPGFGGSGAQTYRPPSSPAYSGGAGSRSYGFAGNSAGGYGSSRSYGGSSPYGGSNIARAPSGGGYSFGGSRGYSYGGGGSYKAPKAQSFGGSSGGHSFFGGGGGFKAPSAPHFSGGGSHFGGGGGSHFSSGGGGGHFGSGGHSSGGGHSGGGGHSGGGGKHH, from the coding sequence ATGATGAAACCCCAATTTGATCTGCGCACTGCGCGCCCGCTCTCCTGCACATCGCTTCCGGGCATACCCCCCAACGCTTCTTCCAATCCGCGATTCTTTCGTCAATATGTCGCAGCCGCCATCCTTGGTCTGGGAGTCGCAGCCACTTCTGTGGTCGCCCAGCAGCCCGCCGCGATTCCCAATTGGCCGACGGACGAGCCCGGCACATCACAGGGCCAGTACGCTGCGCAGGATCAGCAACAGCAGTACGGGCAGCAGCCTCCGCAGTATCAGCAACCGCCCGCCGATGGCCAGCAACCGTACGGTCAGCAGGCCTATCCCCAGCAGCAGCTAACCTACAACGATCCGAACCAGGGTTTCGCTCCGCCCATCCAGCCCTCAGCGGCGCTCAGCCCTGATCGGCTCGAGCAGATGGTCGCTCCCATCGCGCTTTATCCCGACAATCTGGTTTCAATGGTCCTGGCAGGTTCAACTTATCCCGCGCAAGTCGCCGCCGCCGACCAGTGGCTGCACATGCAGGGAGGGGCGCCTCCCCAACAAATCGCTGCTGGGGCAAACGCTCAGAGCAGTTGGGACCCGAGCATCAAAGCGCTGACAGCGTTTCCCCAGGTCCTCGATCAGATGGCGCAAAATCTCCAGTGGACCACCGACCTCGGCAATGCCTATTACAACCAGCCGCAAGACGTGATGCAAACCATCCAGGTCATGCGTGACCGCGCCCAGCAGGCCGGCAACCTCCAGAACACCCCTCAGCAGGAAGTCATTGAGGATCAGGGCAACATCGAGATCGCTCCGCCCACTCCTCAAGTCGTATACGTTCCTCAATACAACCCCTGGGCCGCCTACGGGGCACCCATCGATCCCTACCCAGGATTCCACTTCTTCGGCGCGATCGGCGCAGCGCTTGATGGAGCCATTTTCTTTGGCCCCGCGATCGCACTCGACGCAATTACATACCCTTTCCGCTGGCTTGGATGGGGTCTCGACTGGTTCGCGCACGCTATCTTCTTTGGTGGTGATATTTGGTGCACGCATAGCCACGAAATGCACGACTGGGGATTCGCGCATGGCGGCGGTCGCTACTGGGGAGCCCGTGGTGAATTGGCTGGCTTCCGCGAACATGGCGGCTGGGGTGCACGCGGCGGCTACGGCGGCCGTGGTGGCTTCGGTGGCGGCATGCCCCACACCTTCCGCACCGGGCTTGATCGCGGCAACTTCCCGCACGCAATCCACCCTGCTCCAGGGAATTTCAATGGCGGAAACCGCGCCAGCGGCAATCAAGGCAACTACGCCAACCGAGGTGGCGGCGCGTTCGGTCAGCGCCCCGGCTCTCCTGTTGCAGGACAGAACGGGAACAACTTCGCCCGCGGTGGCAACGGTTATGGTCAACAGAATGGAGCATTCGGTCAACGCCCCGGCGCCCCTATAGCTGGCCAGAACGGCAGCAACTTCGCTCGCGGCGGCAACGGATACGGCCAGCAGAACGGCGGTTTCGGCCAACGTCCTGTAGCGCCGGCCTATGGCCAGAATGGCAGCACAATCGCTCGAGGCGGCAACAGTTATGGCCAGCCTAACGGCGCCTATGGATACGGTTCAGGCGCTCGCGGGCCACAGGCGACCGGCCGCCCGCAGCAATACGGTGGGACGCAGCAATTCGGGGCAGGTCGCAACGGCGCCTATGGCGGCCAGCAGGCGTATGCAGGTGGCCAGCAGACCTACGGCGGTGCTTACAGTAACCGTCAATCGTATGGCTCGTCCTCCGGCGCTTACACCAGACCGCTGCAGAACTACGGCATGCGTCCGGGCTTCGGTGGAAGCGGTGCCCAGACCTATCGCCCGCCCAGTTCGCCTGCCTATAGCGGCGGCGCTGGCAGTCGCTCCTACGGCTTCGCTGGCAATTCGGCTGGCGGGTACGGAAGCTCGCGCTCTTACGGCGGTTCCAGCCCTTATGGCGGGTCAAACATCGCGCGGGCACCCTCTGGCGGCGGGTATTCGTTCGGCGGAAGCCGCGGCTATAGCTACGGTGGTGGTGGCAGCTATAAAGCTCCCAAAGCCCAAAGCTTTGGTGGCAGTAGCGGAGGCCACTCCTTCTTTGGTGGCGGCGGGGGCTTCAAAGCTCCATCGGCTCCTCATTTCAGCGGCGGCGGCAGCCACTTCGGCGGCGGTGGTGGAAGCCACTTCAGCAGTGGCGGCGGTGGAGGACACTTCGGTAGCGGCGGCCACTCCAGCGGTGGCGGTCACTCCGGTGGAGGCGGCCATTCCGGCGGAGGGGGCAAGCACCACTAA
- the pruA gene encoding L-glutamate gamma-semialdehyde dehydrogenase — protein sequence MATVTLATEIQPSSPQGEFRNEPFTDFKNPENARKMKAALDLVAGELGREYDLIIGGHRLKTEGKIKSFNPARPAQVVGVHQKAGAEHAEKAMSAALDAFETWSRTSVEQRVSLLLNAARIIRERHFEFCAWLTYEVGKNWAEADADVGETIDFLEFYAREALRLAKAETPIQYPGEFNQLLYIPLGVGAVIPPWNFPFAIMAGMTVASVVTGNTVILKPSSDSPTIAAKFVEVLEEAGMPGGVVNFCPGSGATFGNAIVEHPKTRYIAFTGSRDVGLEIHERAAKNQKGQIWIKRTVLEMGGKDSILVCADADLDAAVDGTVAAAFGFSGQKCSACSRAIVEAPVYDVFVERVREKVAKLTVGDPATNPNMGPVVNKAAMDSILGYIETGKKEGRLVAGGKALENADGGFFIEPTVIADIAPDAVISQEEIFGPVLAVIKVKDFDEGLKVANNTEYGLTGAIYSGSREALETARREYHVGNLYLNRKCTGAMVGAHPFGGFNMSGTDSKAGGPDYLLLFTQAKSVAEKL from the coding sequence ATGGCAACCGTGACTCTCGCTACCGAAATTCAGCCGAGTTCGCCCCAGGGCGAGTTCCGCAATGAACCGTTTACTGATTTCAAAAACCCCGAAAACGCCCGAAAGATGAAGGCAGCGCTCGACCTTGTCGCGGGCGAATTGGGGCGTGAATATGACCTCATCATCGGCGGACACCGCCTGAAAACCGAAGGCAAGATCAAGTCGTTCAATCCGGCGCGACCAGCGCAGGTGGTTGGCGTTCACCAGAAAGCCGGTGCTGAGCATGCGGAGAAGGCGATGTCTGCGGCGCTGGATGCGTTTGAGACGTGGAGCCGGACTTCTGTGGAACAGCGGGTCTCGCTGCTGCTGAATGCGGCGCGGATTATTCGCGAGCGGCATTTTGAGTTTTGCGCATGGCTGACATATGAGGTCGGCAAAAACTGGGCAGAGGCCGATGCGGATGTGGGCGAGACGATTGACTTTCTCGAGTTCTATGCGCGCGAGGCGTTGCGGCTGGCGAAAGCGGAGACGCCTATCCAGTATCCAGGCGAATTCAACCAGTTGCTTTACATTCCACTCGGCGTGGGCGCGGTGATTCCGCCGTGGAATTTTCCGTTCGCGATTATGGCGGGTATGACGGTGGCTTCTGTCGTCACCGGGAATACTGTAATCCTGAAGCCGTCGAGCGATTCGCCGACGATTGCGGCGAAGTTTGTGGAAGTGCTGGAGGAGGCGGGGATGCCGGGCGGTGTAGTGAATTTCTGTCCGGGATCAGGTGCGACTTTCGGCAACGCGATCGTGGAACATCCGAAGACACGCTACATCGCGTTCACCGGATCGCGCGATGTGGGGCTGGAGATTCACGAGCGCGCGGCGAAGAATCAAAAAGGACAGATTTGGATCAAGCGAACCGTGCTGGAGATGGGCGGCAAGGACTCCATCTTGGTTTGTGCGGATGCGGATCTGGATGCAGCGGTGGATGGCACAGTAGCGGCGGCGTTTGGATTCAGCGGGCAAAAATGCTCGGCTTGTTCGCGAGCGATTGTTGAGGCTCCGGTATATGACGTTTTTGTGGAGCGGGTGCGCGAGAAGGTGGCGAAGCTGACGGTCGGTGATCCTGCTACGAATCCAAACATGGGGCCGGTGGTGAATAAAGCGGCGATGGATTCGATTCTTGGATACATCGAAACGGGCAAGAAGGAAGGGCGGCTGGTTGCGGGCGGCAAGGCTCTAGAGAATGCTGATGGAGGATTCTTCATCGAGCCCACGGTGATTGCGGATATCGCTCCGGATGCCGTGATTTCGCAGGAAGAGATCTTCGGGCCGGTGCTGGCGGTGATCAAGGTGAAGGATTTTGATGAAGGCTTGAAGGTCGCTAACAATACTGAGTATGGGCTGACGGGCGCGATCTATTCCGGATCACGCGAGGCGCTGGAGACGGCGCGGCGCGAATATCACGTGGGGAATTTGTATTTGAATCGCAAGTGTACGGGGGCGATGGTGGGTGCGCATCCGTTTGGCGGATTCAATATGAGCGGGACGGATTCTAAGGCGGGTGGGCCGGATTATCTGCTGCTGTTTACGCAGGCGAAGAGCGTGGCGGAGAAGCTGTGA
- the fabD gene encoding ACP S-malonyltransferase, with amino-acid sequence MNKKIAFLFPGQGSQTVGMGRDLAERFPIAKQTFAEADEACGFALSKLCFEGPEEDLKLTENTQPAILTVSVAALRVLAEHGIKPALAAGHSLGEWSAHVAAGTLTFADAVRSVKARGRAMQLAVPAGQGAMAAILSLDPVQVVEACEEAAKETGLTVSAANLNSPGQTVISGATAAVEKAAALCKSRGARRTVMLPVSAPFHCALMQPAQEEVARVLAGLRLTDPKFPVAANASGTMVTTAEGARNALIEQVTGAVRWVDCMRTLVGAEADLFIEVGPGKVLCGLLKQIDPAQRSLNVEDSASMEKVQAELASA; translated from the coding sequence ATGAATAAGAAGATTGCATTTCTCTTTCCGGGGCAAGGTTCGCAGACAGTGGGCATGGGGCGCGATCTCGCCGAGCGGTTTCCAATTGCCAAACAGACTTTTGCAGAAGCCGACGAAGCTTGCGGATTTGCACTGTCGAAACTTTGCTTTGAGGGCCCTGAAGAAGACCTCAAGCTGACCGAGAACACACAACCGGCGATTTTGACTGTCAGCGTCGCGGCGTTGCGAGTGCTTGCGGAACATGGCATAAAGCCCGCTCTGGCAGCGGGACATTCCCTTGGCGAGTGGTCGGCACACGTGGCAGCGGGGACGCTGACTTTTGCCGATGCGGTGCGCTCGGTGAAGGCGCGTGGCCGTGCGATGCAACTGGCGGTGCCAGCGGGTCAGGGCGCGATGGCAGCGATTCTGTCGCTCGATCCGGTGCAGGTGGTTGAGGCGTGCGAAGAGGCAGCGAAGGAAACGGGGCTGACGGTATCTGCCGCGAATTTGAACTCCCCGGGACAGACGGTGATTTCCGGCGCGACGGCGGCCGTTGAGAAGGCCGCGGCACTCTGCAAATCGAGAGGCGCGCGGCGGACGGTGATGCTTCCGGTCAGCGCTCCTTTTCATTGCGCGTTGATGCAGCCTGCGCAGGAGGAAGTAGCGCGGGTGCTGGCGGGATTGCGGCTCACCGATCCGAAATTTCCGGTTGCTGCCAACGCGAGTGGAACGATGGTGACTACGGCCGAGGGGGCGCGCAACGCGCTGATCGAGCAAGTCACGGGGGCAGTGCGCTGGGTGGACTGTATGAGGACCCTGGTGGGGGCGGAAGCGGATTTGTTTATCGAGGTTGGACCCGGGAAGGTGCTGTGCGGGTTGCTGAAGCAGATTGACCCGGCACAGAGGTCGCTGAATGTGGAAGATTCGGCGAGCATGGAAAAGGTTCAGGCGGAGTTAGCCTCCGCCTGA
- a CDS encoding D-alanine--D-alanine ligase family protein, with the protein MAKKLRVGILFGGRSGEHEVSLLSAASILKAIDRKKFDVVPIGITKEGRWLASSDANSLLEGNNGAPSRKLRAGDPEATPGAKLLHEGIPTLLAPVPGPQGPEGKAIDVVFPVLHGTFGEDGTIQGLFELAGIAYVGSGVLGSSAGMDKDAMKRLFAQAGLPIVKHVTILRSEWEASPRKATARIEAALKYPLFVKPANLGSSVGISKAHDRKELGPALDEAAKYDRKLVIEQGVGGKKSPARELEVGVLGNDNPKASVVGEIIPGKEFYDYEAKYLSEGSVPVIPAKITAAEAKQIREMAVAAFLACDLAGLARVDFLMEPDGKRRIYLNEVNTLPGFTQISMYPKLWEATGISYTDLITRLIELGVERHREKNRNVYSRE; encoded by the coding sequence ATGGCAAAGAAACTTCGCGTAGGTATTCTCTTCGGTGGCCGCAGCGGTGAGCATGAGGTTTCGCTGCTCTCCGCCGCCTCCATTCTCAAAGCGATTGATCGCAAAAAATTCGATGTGGTGCCGATCGGCATTACGAAGGAAGGCCGCTGGCTAGCCTCGTCTGATGCGAACAGCTTGCTGGAAGGCAACAACGGGGCACCGTCCCGGAAACTACGTGCAGGCGACCCCGAGGCGACTCCCGGCGCAAAGCTGCTGCACGAGGGCATCCCAACTCTGCTTGCACCCGTCCCGGGTCCACAAGGTCCCGAAGGCAAGGCGATTGACGTCGTATTTCCCGTTCTGCACGGAACCTTCGGGGAAGACGGCACTATCCAGGGGCTCTTCGAACTCGCCGGCATCGCCTACGTCGGCTCAGGCGTCTTGGGCTCATCGGCCGGCATGGACAAGGATGCGATGAAGCGCCTTTTCGCGCAAGCCGGTCTCCCTATCGTGAAACATGTCACGATTCTGCGTTCGGAGTGGGAAGCGTCGCCGCGCAAGGCTACCGCCCGGATTGAGGCCGCTTTGAAATATCCGCTGTTCGTCAAGCCGGCCAATCTCGGTTCATCCGTGGGAATTAGCAAGGCGCATGACCGCAAGGAACTTGGCCCCGCCCTCGACGAAGCTGCCAAATATGATCGCAAGCTCGTCATTGAGCAGGGAGTCGGCGGCAAGAAATCGCCCGCCCGCGAACTCGAAGTCGGTGTTCTCGGCAACGACAATCCCAAGGCCAGCGTGGTCGGTGAGATTATCCCGGGCAAAGAGTTCTACGACTACGAAGCCAAGTATCTTTCCGAAGGCTCAGTGCCCGTAATTCCCGCGAAGATCACTGCTGCTGAGGCGAAGCAGATCCGGGAGATGGCTGTTGCCGCATTTCTTGCGTGCGATCTCGCCGGCCTCGCGCGAGTCGACTTCCTGATGGAGCCCGATGGCAAACGGCGAATCTATCTCAACGAGGTGAACACCCTCCCGGGCTTCACCCAGATCAGCATGTATCCCAAGCTCTGGGAGGCAACCGGAATTTCTTACACCGACCTGATCACACGCCTCATCGAACTGGGTGTTGAGCGCCACCGCGAGAAGAACCGGAATGTATACAGCAGGGAATAA
- the rocF gene encoding arginase, producing MATNPEIPPVVTSFAPSGTQSLPPRNIRVLGVPLDMGASRRGVDMGPSAMRVAGLEARLESLGHHVSDGGNVAVDIAETQNFGNPNARYLKQIADTCTRTAAAVSKALEEGMTPLVLGGDHSIAVGSVSGVSDFYRRQNQKIGVLWIDAHSDINTPDTSPSGNVHGMPLAALLGLGPDLLTNIGGFAPKIAPENTVLIGVRDIDSAERANIRRAGIGEVYTMRDIDERGMRAVMEEALRAAGRGTAGYHVSLDMDWIDPEDAPGVGTPVRGGATYREAHLAMEILADHGRMLSFEIVEVNPVIDEHNRTADLAVELACSAFGKKIL from the coding sequence ATGGCTACCAATCCAGAAATTCCCCCTGTCGTCACCTCCTTTGCACCTAGCGGAACCCAATCCCTTCCACCCCGCAACATCCGAGTTCTCGGCGTGCCGCTCGATATGGGTGCCAGCCGGCGTGGCGTTGACATGGGTCCGTCGGCAATGCGCGTGGCTGGCCTCGAAGCGCGGCTTGAGTCCCTGGGCCACCACGTCAGCGACGGCGGTAACGTCGCCGTCGATATCGCTGAAACGCAGAACTTCGGCAACCCCAACGCCCGCTATCTCAAGCAGATTGCCGACACCTGTACCCGCACCGCAGCCGCCGTCAGTAAGGCGCTAGAAGAAGGAATGACGCCGCTGGTCCTCGGGGGAGATCACTCCATCGCCGTCGGCTCGGTCTCCGGCGTGTCCGACTTTTACCGGCGGCAGAATCAGAAGATCGGCGTCCTCTGGATCGACGCCCACTCCGACATCAACACTCCCGATACATCGCCAAGCGGCAATGTCCACGGCATGCCTCTCGCGGCGCTACTGGGGCTGGGACCGGATCTGCTTACCAACATCGGCGGCTTCGCTCCCAAGATCGCTCCGGAAAATACGGTCCTGATCGGCGTCCGCGATATTGACTCCGCTGAGCGGGCAAACATCCGCCGGGCGGGCATAGGCGAGGTCTACACCATGCGCGACATCGATGAGCGCGGCATGCGTGCAGTGATGGAAGAAGCTCTGAGAGCCGCAGGGAGGGGAACTGCGGGCTATCACGTCTCCCTCGACATGGACTGGATCGACCCCGAAGACGCACCCGGCGTCGGCACCCCGGTGCGCGGTGGCGCAACCTATCGCGAAGCCCACCTGGCCATGGAGATTCTCGCCGACCATGGCCGTATGCTCAGCTTCGAAATTGTCGAGGTCAATCCAGTGATCGACGAACACAATCGCACCGCTGACCTAGCCGTAGAACTGGCCTGCTCCGCGTTCGGCAAGAAAATCCTCTGA